The genomic interval GCGTAATTTTGTTCTTTCCATTGCCGCACCGATATGTAGAGCTAAATAACCAATCTCATTTTCATCCATTTCAATCCCTGTGTACTCTTTGATGGCAAGCCCTGCAATAATTCCAGCTTCATAGGCAAGTGGATAGTTGTTTTTAATCTCATTCAGCATCGGGTTTCTAATATTCATCCCATATTTAATCCGATTAACTGCTGGCTTCAAATGCATACTCATTCCAAAGATAAGCTCTTCATCTTTTTCAATCCCTAAATCTAATTTCTCTTCCATTTTTGACAAGACAAAGTGAACTAGCTGAAGAATATCATCTTCAATGACATGATCAATATGGCCTTTTTTCTGTGTAACAAGCTTTGTTCCAAGTAAGTGCATGGCAATATAGGCAATCTCTGCTTTAGGGAACTTATTTTGATAAAGTTTCTCTACTTCTTTCACAATTTCATTCGCCACATGATATTCCCTTTGTTGTTCAATTTCATCCATATCTGCATGAAGTATCCCTACATAATGGCCACTAACAATTCGCTTTTGGGCAATGACAATATGAATGAATAAATTGTTTATAGCAATATCAGAAAGGGTTATTTGGTACTTCTTTATTTGTTTTAAAATAATGTCTTGAATAGCTGCCATGTTTTCATCCTCAAAAATGGAGGGAAGCGGATTATCTATTGTATTTGTTGTCTGTTTTTTTCGATCAAGTACATATTCTGATAAACAAAAGCGAACCTTTATTTCATCTCCAACTGCTTTAAGTCCATAATTCGGTCTTGCCTCTAATGTAATGTCATACTTTTGTAGAATCTCTTTCACGTTCTTAATATCTTGTTGAATCGTGGACTTACTTACAAATAATTCATCTGCTAGATCATCTAATTTAAGATAATGATCATTTAATAAAAACCGGATAATTATATAGTTCACCCTATCCTCTGGTGTTTTAGGTATACCCACATGGGATAGAGTGTTTTCTACAAAGATAGAATGTAAGTATTGCTGGAAGACAGGCTTATCCCAAATCTCCAACGTATAGCCTTTTGATATAACAGAGATTATTTTGGCACCATGATTGTTTAATAAGGCATCTAAGTTTTTGATATCTTCTCTCGTCGTTCGAGCCGTCACATGATTAACAGTAGCTAAATATTCACCTGTAACTGGTGTATCCGCTGCCAATAATTCACGTAAAACTTGTTTCATTCGGGAGCTTAACAAAATAAAGTCTCCTTCCTTTTATAATTTTACATATAATTGCTTAAGACTATTTAACAAGGCATATTACAAATAGCCGCAGTCTGAATATATTTCGCTTACCAAGAGGAGAATGCTAAACCTCTCCTATAGGAGTCTTCTTATAATTCAGGTTTTCTTAAACGATAATCCTTTGAAAACAATATTACTCAAAAAGGTTCTGATCTCCATCTTTGATCAGAACCTATCCTTTATATCATTAAGAAATTATATCAGAAATGATTAAAAATTCATCTAAAACCCATTGTTTTTTGCTACATTTTTAAACCAATAAGCACTTTTCTTTGGGGTTCTTTGCTGTGTCTTTATGTCTACTGAAATGAAACCATAACGATTTTTATAAGCATTAGACCAAGACCAGTTATCCATGAATGTCCATAGATGATATCCTTTTACATTACAGCCTTCTTCCAGGGATTTATGCAGCCATTGTAGATGGCCTTCAATGAATTCAATTCGATAGTCATCTTGAATTTGACCGTCTTTCAAGAAACGCTCTTCATCTTGAACTCCCATCCCATTCTCAGAAATAAAGGACTCCACATTCCCGTAATTTTCCTTTAAATTCACCATAATGTCGTAAATCCCTTTTTCGTAAATTTCCCAACCACGATAAGGATTCATCTTTCTGCCTGGCATCTCATAAGAATCAAAGAACCATTCTGGCATAAACGGACTATATGGATTTGGTAAATGTTCTTTTGCTTTTACTCTGCGCGGCTGATAATAGTTAACACCAAGGATATCCACTGTATTTTCCTTTAGTAATTCTAAATCCCCTTGTTCTACATTTGGCAGTTGTCCATGTTCACGTAGTATTTCTACTAATTCCTTTGGATATTCGCCGAGAACAGCTGGATCTAAGAAGCTTCTATTAAAGAATAAATCACAAATATTTGCTGCCTTTAAATCATATGGATTTTGGCTTCTTGGATACGAAGGTGTTAAATTCAAGACAATCCCAATTTTCGTGTCATTGTCTTTATTCCAGCCTCGAAAAGCTTGGACTGCTTTTGCATGAGCTAATACAGTATGATAAGCAACTTGTGCAGCCTTTTTAAAATCTACAATATTCGGATAGTGGAAATCGTACAAGTATCCACCTTCTACAGGAACAATCGGCTCATTAAAGGTAAACCATTTTTTCACACGATCACCAAATAGTTGGAAGCACTGCAAAGCATATGATTGATAAGCATCAACTACTTCACGATTTTCCCAGCCACCGATGTTCTGCATTTCTAGCGGCATATCGAAATGATACAGGGTAACGAATGGTTCGATTCCATTAGCTAGCAGCTCGTCTATTACATTATTATAAAAGCTTATAGCTTCTGGATTAACTTCTCCCCGTCCGTTCGGAATTAATCTTGACCATGAAATAGATAAGCGGAAAGAATTATGCCCAATTTCTTTCATCAATTGAATATCTTCTTTATATTGATAATAGAAATTAGAAGTAGTTTCTGGTCCCACGTTATCAAAAAAGCGATTTGGCTCTGCCTCATACCAATGATCCCAAATGTTTTTTCCTTTGCCTGCTTCATTTGCTGCGCCTTCTATTTGTGTTGCAGATGTGGCACTTCCCCACCAAAAACCTTCAGGAAATTTGTATTGAACAGTCATTTTGAGAAACCTCCAACTTATTTATTACGATAGATTTCTATTATCTCCGTAGCTAAATCGCGAACAGTAATTGCTGTCATTAGATGATCTTGAGAATGAACTAAAATAACATTCACACCAGCACCATTTCCACTCGCTTCTTCTTGAAGTAGTTTCGTTTGAAAACCATGCGCTTTTCCAAGCTCCGCACTCGCTTCTTCTAATAATCGATCCGCCTCTTCAAAGTTTCCTTCTTTTGCCTCTTGTATTGCTTCCATCGCACATGAACGACCATTTCCAGCGAAAAGAATAATTTGAAAAGCTATTTCTGTCATTTTGTTATCTGTTTCCATCCCTGTCACTCCATTCTCTAATACTAAAGGGGTTTACACTTATGCTTTACTTAAGGTGAAACCCCTTGTTTTCATTTAGATTCCTGCTCGATGCTTCTTATTTTTTATCCCTTTTTTTCTGTTTCATAATAATTTTTATCTAATACTTTTAAGAACGGCCACCAAATAAGCATTACAACAACTAAGTTAAAGATTTGTAGTGCTGCCCCTCTCCAATCATTACCTGTTGCTAAAAATCCACTAATACCAATTGGCGTTGTCCATGGAACAATGATTCCTGCTGGCTTTGGAACAATACCAGCTGACATAGAAAGATAAGTAATTACCGTTACAACTACTGGTGCTAATAGCCAAGGAATAAGAACTAACGGGTTCATGATTATTGGTAATCCAAAAATAATTGGTTCATTTACGTTAAATATCCCTGCTGGTCCACCTAGTTTGCCTAGTTCTTTTGTTTGTCTGCTCTTACCGATTAGGAAGATAAGGATAACAACACCTAGTGTCATTCCTGTACCACCCATACCAACTAAGAATGTATCCATAAATTGCTTTGTAACAACGTTTGGAAGCTCTGTTCCTGCTTGGAAAGCACTAAAGTTTTGGTCATTCAACGCATACCAGATTGGATCTAGTACAGAGTTCATAATAATTTGACCATGTAAACCAAAGAACCAGAATAATTGAATTAATAATACAACTACGATTGTTGCTGGTAGACTACTACCTAAAGCAGTTAATGGCTCTTGGATAATCGTATAAATAAAGTTCTGTACTGTTTCAAAAGGTGTAAAGCTAAATAAAATACGAATGATTAAAAAGATTGTTAATGTTAATGTAATAGGAATCAATGCACTAAATGATCTAGATACAGATTCTGGTACCCCTGGAGGCATTTTAATCGTTAAGTTTTTCTTCACAAATAAGCGATATAGCTCTGCAGATAGAAATGCAGTGAAAATTCCTAAAAACATCCCTTGTGCACCTAAAATCGCAGTTGGGATAACACCTGTTACTTCCCCTAATTCTTGCGGATTTAAGATAAGAAATGATGCTACACCAACTACTGCACCATAAATTGCTTCTAGACCATAATGTTGCGTCAATTTATATCCTATCCCCATTATTACGAATAGCCCCATTATACTTAATGTTGCAGCAGATGCTGGTCCTAACGCATTTTGGTAGGATGCATATGCCTCTGGACTAATCCATTTATCTAGGAAAGGAAAGTTAGCAATTACAACAAAAATCGAACCGAAAATGATTAGCGGCAAAGCAACCATAAAACCATCACGTAATGCTGCTAAATAACGATTGTTGTTCAATTTTTCAGCAATTGGCAACAGAATATTTTCCAAAACCTCCATAAATTTATTCATAAGGTTTTCCTCTCTTCCTTCTATTAGTAAGTGTTTTCATTCTAGAATAAACTTTTACTTATTATTCTCGATTAATTCTAATGCTTTATTTAATACTGCTAAACCATCAATGCGTCCGTAAGCGATGGGATCAATAACATCTAATGGAATACCAACTGTTTCAGCAGCAGCAGCAAGCTTCTTTTTCAAAAAGCGCATTTGTGGACCAATTAAAAGTACATCTGCACGTTCCATATCTGTTTGTGCTTTATCTTGAGCAACAGCCCAAATTTCTACTTCCATTCCTTTTTCTTTTGCAGCATCTCTCATTTTTGAAACTAATAAACTAGTAGACATACCTGATGAACAAGCTAATAAAATTCTTTTCATTTTAATGACCTCCGAGTTAATTTATTTTAAGTAAAATTATTTATTTATGATTACTACGCTTTTATCTTACAATGAAAACACTTTCAACTTAACATATTGTTTTTCCGTCTAAAGGAGGAAATGAAATGTTAGCACTTTCATTTTTCCTTACAATGGAATTTTCGCCTTGCTAAAAAAGGGGGGACCATCAAAAAACCCAGAAGCAATATACTTTGCTCCTGGGTTTTTTGCTTTACTCTTTTTCTTCATAACGGAAATATTTAAAGTCAGCCGGTATGTTTTGGCCGCTTGTATCTTGACATTGCATTCCTACAAACGCTCCTGTAAAGAAGCCGCCACCACGAATATAATCATCCGATAATTTCTTGGATTCAAATGTAATATCTATTTTATGCCACTCTTCTTTATTAAAAGAATATGAATAGTAATAGTTTTCCTTTTCAACTGTTACTTTTAAATATATATATTCCGCTTCACTTGGGACACTAATTTTATTCTTTAATGGTTGAGAGAACGAGAAGTTATCATTAACCGTTAAATCAAGAATGCGTCCAAGCTCTTCATCGTATGTTACTTGCAGCGCTGTCCAATTTTCGGTGTTGTAGTAATTCACTAATCCTGCAGCTTGTTGTATGTTTTCTGGTGTAAAAACTACTGCTGTTTCTGCCTCAAACTGAAGACTTTGCCAACGTCTAGCTACATAAGATTGTGTAAACGTAGATGTTAATGATTCTTGACCAAATAAGCGTAAATGATTAGGTTTTTCTGTTAAGGAACCTAATTGTTCTGTAAATGGAATACGTAGTGTTTGAAAATTAATATTTAGCTTGTCTTGATCAAATTCATCCACAACTGGATAAGTAGAAGGAAACTTTGTTTCAGGAATGTTTGGCGCTTCTACTTCTAGACTTCCTTCTTTTCCTCCTACTACATATGGCCAGTCTTCTTTCCATTCAAGCTTTTGAATAGCTGTTTCCCTTCCTAATGGACAGTATCCTCTTTGTTGAATAATAGAAGCATCATCTGGATGGATAGGACGTCCAGTTAAATGAGCTAAATACCATTCACCTGTATGTGTTTGAACAATAGAAGCATGTCCACATTTTTGCAATGGATTTCTAGGGTCGTGCCAAGATGTTAAAATCGGGTTATTTGGATGAACCTCATACGGACCTTCTATGTTTTTGGAACGGGCAATCGTTGCAGCATGCTCATACTCTGTTCCACCTTCTGCTGTTAACAAGTAATAATATTCACCGATATGATAAAGATGTGGCGCTTCCGTTAATTTAATATCCGTACCTTTAAAAATATTTTGAGGTTTATTGATTAACTTCTTCTGCTCTGTGCAATATTCTTGCATCACAATTCCACCGAACGGGTGACGATCTATTCGTTGGTCCCACAGCATATTTAACAAATATTTCTTACCGTCCGTGTCATGGAACAAGGAGGCATCAAATCCAGAACTATTTAATTTAACTGGCTCTCCCCAATCACCATCAACCGTTTCAGAAGTAACCAAATAGTTATGACAATCCTTCCAGGCACCATCTACTACTTTCACATCTGTATAAATAAGCCAAAACTTTCCGTCACTATAACTTAAGCAAGGTGCCCACACACCACCAGAGTTAGGATTTCCTTTCATATCTAGTTGAGATACTCTTTGTAAAGGGTGTGCAACCAATTCCCAATTTACTAAATCCTTAGAATGATGAATTTGTACTCCTGGGAACCATTCGAAGGTCGATACTGCAATATAATAGTCTTCTCCAACTCTACAAATACTTGGATCTGGATTAAATCCTTTAAGTACTGGGTTGATAATCTTCATCTTAACATCCTCCTCATAACTACGCTTCAATAGAATAAGTACTTTTAATGGTTATAGATTAATCGTTTAGTAAAACTATTATTTAGCCTCAAATTCTTCAATGTTATCTAAGTAAATTTTATCTCGGTTCTCTAATTCTCTTATCATTTTGTCATATGTCTTTTCATCAAGATTATAGAAATTGATATCAACCATTGCTAATATTAAGAAAATTACCGGTACAACAGTTGTTGTAATAAGAATTCCCATTAATGCCTCTGGAGTTTGAACTTGATTGGCAATATAGCCGAATTTGTCCAAAATTAAGCCTGGGACAATACCGCCAAGGGCCATACCAAATTTAAAAAAGAATCCGATAATAGCATAAATCAAACCACCCATTCGTTTTCCAGTCTTATATTCCCCATATTCAATGGTTTCTGGAATAAGCGCCCACATATAGCCTCCAGCTGTAAGACTTCCTGCTGCAGCAACTAGACGGAAAATAAGAACAAGGGCCACATTGCTAGGCGGAATAACGAGCAAAGCTAAAAGGCCAACAATATTTAATAGTAATGCATAGTTTAATAGCCTCTTTTTACCAAGCGCTTTACTAATTTTAGGTAAAAACGGAAGTACTACTAAAGCAGGCAAACTTCCAAGTAACCCATACCACTTTACTAAATCTTCTCTACCTAGATTATATGTTACATAGTAGATTCCTACAGAGTTACTAATAGAGTTAACACCAAAGATAATGATAAAGAAAATACTTAAAACTACTAATGGACGATTAATACGAAATTGCTCAAAGATATCGGTTAACTTAACTTTTTCTACCGTTTTTTGTAATACTACACGCTCTTTTGTACTCTTAAAGCAGAAAATTAATAGACAAGCGCCAATAACTCCTAAAATACTCATCGTTAACTGCCAGCCAAGCGCAGAATTTTCTGTAGTATTTCCTAGAAATGTTGATAATAACGGAACAAAAAAGGCTACTACTAATCCACCTACGTTCGCTAAAATCATTCGAACCGATGTAATACTAACTACTTCTTGATTATTTCTTGTCATAGCAGAAGTTAATGCACCATATGGAACATTTATTGTTGTATAAACAAGTGATAAACCAACGTAAGTAATATAAGCATAGATTAATTTTCCAGCACTTGAAAAATCAGGCGTCGTAAAGCATAGAATTGCTAATATTGCAAAAGGAAAAGCACCGAATAGAAGGTACGGTCTAAAGCGACCAAACTTTGTATTGGTTCTATCAACAATTGTTCCAATAAAAGGATCTGCAAGGGCATCAATGATACGAACTACTAAAAACATTGTACCTGCTGCAGCTGCTGATAACCCATAAACATCGGTGTAAAAAAATAAAAGGTAGGTTGAAACTGTTGTGTAAATCAAATTACATGCAAAATCTCCTGATGCATAGCCAAATTTCTCATTTAAACTAATTTTTTTCAAATTTTCACTTGTCATCATCTTTCCTCCTTTAAAAGCCTCCTGCCAATGCTACCTAACTCCAAAAAGAAGTTCTTTATCTAGTTAGTTGCTTTTAAAGCATCTTAAGAGTTTCTTGTATCTTATTATCTTTTCTTTCATGCATACTAGTTTCTACTTGGTCACATTGGAACCGTTTCCACTTTGGATAATAAATAGCCCTTTGCCATATATCCGTTCCTTCACCAGTATAAATACTGATTCTGTCTAACTTACCTGACTCTTGTTAGATCACAGAAAGATCTCAAGTAGACTAATCAAATTTTTCCTATCCATAATTTGTGTAAACCTAAATTCACCTCGCATTTCCTCTTTGATGAGCTAACAGGAACAAATTATTTTTTTAACCAGTTAGTTTGTTCGTCGTATAAACTAAGTTAAACCTTTTTGTAAGCGTTTGTCAATCATTTCACACAAATTACATAAAATTTGGGCTAATTCTATTAAGCTTATATTTAAATTTTTCACGTAGACCTTATCAATCATTTTGGCTTTTTGACAGATATTTTTCAAAAAAAAAGAACTTCCATTTTTCAATGAAAGTCCTGATTATCTTATATTTAATGCCGGCAAAAACAAAAACAGCGAGCTCTTTCTGGATCAGCCTTTTTCAAAGCTATAAATGCTATTAATTTTAACATAGCCGCTCAAAAAAATTTTTTTCTCTCCTACTTTTGCTCTCTTCATTTCCATTCCAGCATTTAGTTATAAATGGCTTTTTTCTCACTTAAACCAAGTGTCTGTGCAGTTAATGTATGAACTTCATGCAAAAGCTCTGGATTTTCCTTCAAAGAAACTCCATATGATGGAATCATTTCTTTTAATTTTGATTCCCATGCTGGAAGTTGTTCCGGAAAACATTTTCGAATAACTTCCAGCATTACATGAACAGCAGTTGATGCTCCAGGTGAAGCCCCAAGCAATGCTGCAATAGAACCATCAGCAGCAGTTACAACTTCTGTTCCAAATTGAAGTGTTCCTTTGCCTCCAGCTTCTGTATCTTTGATAACCTGCACACGCTGTCCAGCCACAACAAGTTCCCAATCTTCTGCTTTAGCATTCGGAATAAATTCACGTAACTCTTCTATCCGCTTCTCTTTGGATAACATAAGCTGCTGAATTAAATAGCTTGTTAAAGACATATTTTTGGCACCTGCTGCTAACATAGTGAACAAGTTATCTGGTTTGACAGATGTAATTAAGTCAAACATCGAGCCTGTTTTTAAGAATTTTGGCGAGAAGCCAGCGAAAGGACCAAATAGTAAAGACTTTTTATTGTCAATAAAACGTGTATCTAAATGGGGAACAGACATTGGCGGCGCTCCAACCTTTGCTTTCCCATATACTTTTGCATGATGCTTTGCAACAATTTCTGGATTTTTACATACTAAAAATATACCACTTACAGGGAATCCGCCCATATGCTTCCCTTCAGGAATACCAGATTTCTGCAGTAAATGCAGACTACCACCTCCGCCTCCAATAAAGACAAATTTAGCAGAATGAGTTTCTGTAGCACCACTATCCAGATTTTGTACTTTCACATCCCACAAGCCATCTGATGTACGTTTTAAATCATTTACACTATGCTTGTAGTTAATTCTCACATCTTTCTGCGCTAAATCAGCAAACAATAGTCGCGTTAATGCGCCAAAATTTACATCTGTGCCTGAATCAATCTTCGTTGCCGCAATCGGCTCCTTTGAATCACGATTCTGCATAATAAGAGGTATCCACTCTTTCAGTTTTTCTGGGTCCTTTGAAAATTCCATTCCTTCAAATAATGGATTACTTACCATTGCTTCAAACCGCTTCTGTAAAAACGCTACATTCTTTTCCCCTAATACTAAACTCATATGAGGTAATGGCATAATAAAGTCATCTGGATTATGTATTACTTGATTATTTACAAGATAAGACCAAAATTGCAAGGAAACTTGAAACTGTTCGTTAATTTCTAACGCCTTTTTAATGTCTACAGAGCCATCTGGTTTTTCCACTGTGTAGTTTAGCTCACAAAGTGCTGCATGCCCTGTTCCCGCATTATTCCATTCATTGGAGCTTTCTTCTCCTGCGCTTGCTAATTTTTCAAATACTGTAATTTTTAAATCCGGGTTTAATTCTTTTAATAGCATCCCTAGCGTTGCACTCATAATCCCTGCACCAATTAAAATAACGTCTGTTTTCGTTTCTTTTCTGCTCATTTTAACCTTCCTTATACTCTTAGATTTTCAGAAAAAATGTAAGCGTTCCCTTTTTAATGCAATTAAACTTGTCATACATCATTTCTGTCTCAAGCATTACTTGGTTAAAGCTTCGTTTATTTTCAAAAAATTTTAAATAGTTATCTTTTATTATACGATAGTTATTCATTTTTTTAAAGCCAGAAATGAACAAGAATTGTCCCAAAAAAAGAAGCCCTACCCTAGCAAAAAACTGGGATAAGGCATTGATATGCAATTTATCAATAAAATATGACTTCCATCAACCTTGTATTTAAAATGCAGGGATTGCTGTTTCCGCATATTTTTCTTCTAAAAATTTACGAACCTCTGGGCTTGTCATAGCTTCTGCTAGCTTTTGAATTGGTTCCCAATCTGCATTATCCTTACGAGCTACTAATGTAATCGCAAAGTCATTTTCTACTCCCTCTGTTAGCAATGCATCGCTTTTTGGTGTTAAGCCAAGCGGTGATGCATAAGCTGGTGTCATCACAACTAGATCAGCGTCATCATACATTCTCGCAAGCATTAATAAATCAACTTCCTCAAACTTTAAGTTTTTCGGATTTTCTACAATATCAGCTTTTGTATAATAAGGACCTGTTTTCTCTTTTAAGGTAATCACATCATGTTGTGCTAATAATGCTAAAGAACGGTCAATATTGGAAACATCATTTGCAATCGCAATTACCGCATCCTCTGGCACTTTATCCATAGAATCATATTCTTTTGAATATACACCATAGTTTGCAAAATAGATTGCTTTAACAGGGACTAGCTCTGCATCATTACTGCGGTTGAATTCCTCCATATACGGAACGTGTTGGAAAAAGTTTGCATCTACTTCACCTGCTGCAAGAGCAGTATTTGGTTGCACATTATCACTTAATACAACCATATCCAGATTGATGCCTTCCTCTGCTAATGTCGGTTTAACAAGTTCAAGAATTTCAGTCATTGGAGGAATTAAGGAAGCAACCTTCAATGTTACTTCTTCTTTCTCTTTATTTTGCTCATCCTTTTGGTCAGTTTCAGTATTGTCTTTTCCACAACCTGCCAAAATAAATAAACCTATCATCATTAAAAATAGAATTTTCTTCATTCGTTTATCTCCTATCATTTACCTTTTATCAAGTATTTTTGCAATGGCTGTACCAGTAAATTGTATAGCCTGTACTAATATTACCATAATAATGATCATATAAATCATTAAGTCTGTTTTAAATTGTTGATACCCATAGCGAATGGCAAAATCTCCAATACCACCGCCTCCAACGACTCCCATGATGGTCGAATAAGAAATAAAGCTAATAATCGATGTTGTTAAGCCTAATACAAGTCCAGAACGAGCTTCCACATAAAGAAATTTAAAGATTACTTCTTTTACAGATGCGCCCATTGAAATGGCTGCTTCTATTACACCCTTCGGCACTTCCAATAAAGATTGCTCAACTAATCGAGAATAGTGGGCAATGGCGATAATGGATAATGGAACAGTCGCAGCAGCTGTACCAATCGCAGTTCCTATAAGAATTCTTGTAAACGGAATTAAAAAGACAACCAATAGTAAAAATGGAAACGAACGAATAATATTTACTACTAAATTCAACGTAGAAAAAAGAAATG from Niallia sp. FSL W8-0635 carries:
- a CDS encoding MetQ/NlpA family ABC transporter substrate-binding protein: MKKILFLMMIGLFILAGCGKDNTETDQKDEQNKEKEEVTLKVASLIPPMTEILELVKPTLAEEGINLDMVVLSDNVQPNTALAAGEVDANFFQHVPYMEEFNRSNDAELVPVKAIYFANYGVYSKEYDSMDKVPEDAVIAIANDVSNIDRSLALLAQHDVITLKEKTGPYYTKADIVENPKNLKFEEVDLLMLARMYDDADLVVMTPAYASPLGLTPKSDALLTEGVENDFAITLVARKDNADWEPIQKLAEAMTSPEVRKFLEEKYAETAIPAF
- a CDS encoding methionine ABC transporter permease, which encodes MPEILVQYRMEIWQSIGQTFIMVGMSILAAVIIGLPVGTLLFLSRKGKMLENPFLFSTLNLVVNIIRSFPFLLLVVFLIPFTRILIGTAIGTAAATVPLSIIAIAHYSRLVEQSLLEVPKGVIEAAISMGASVKEVIFKFLYVEARSGLVLGLTTSIISFISYSTIMGVVGGGGIGDFAIRYGYQQFKTDLMIYMIIIMVILVQAIQFTGTAIAKILDKR